A DNA window from Oryctolagus cuniculus chromosome 21, mOryCun1.1, whole genome shotgun sequence contains the following coding sequences:
- the CFAP73 gene encoding cilia- and flagella-associated protein 73 translates to MLEPSVHRFPPALRLLEKRRELADADRSLQDHREEFQTRMAALEQRREQLEQREQALKASLVRSDQFLQEAEARRRRALQRAAQERLQAGRREAEALRLRAQLEELRGERERLQRRLQRLEPCAHLLGKVLEHLPEFQEVPELVARWDGLADSQAALRLAERERLAELEAARARLQRLRDAWQDELLRLGQRRAQLREQLEAARERTLQWESKWVRIQNTAAEKTLLLGRARMAALDLFQRVCQHQRRPPALDIEDTEGQLEQVKLFILGLTATLASLAHTEPRPLPAGPHADPGRQS, encoded by the exons ATGCTGGAGCCCAGCGTGCATCGTTTCCCGCCAGCACTGCGACTCCTGGAGAAGAGGCGGGAGCTTGCGGACGCGGACCGGAGCCTGCAGGACCACAGGGAG GAGTTCCAGACCAGGATGGCGGCCCTGGAGCAGCGCCGCGAacagctggagcagagggagcAGGCGCTGAAGGCGTCCTTGGTGCGCTCCGACCAGTTCCTGCAG GAGGCCGAGGCCCGGCGCCGTCGCGCGCTGCAGAGGGCGGCGCAGGAGCGGCTCCAGGCGGGCCGCCGGGAGGCGGAGGCGCTGCGGCTGCGGGCCCAGCTGGAGGAGCTGCGTGGGGAGCGGGAgcggctgcagcgccggctgcagcgcctgGAGCCCTGCGCGCACCTGCTGGGGAAGGTGTTGGAGCATCTGCCGGAG TTCCAGGAGGTTCCCGAGCTGGTGGCGCGCTGGGACGGCCTGGCCGACTCGCAGGCGGCGCTGCGGCTCGCGGAGCGGGAGCGGCTGGCCGAGCTGGAGGCCGCCCGGGCGCGGCTGCAGCGGCTGCGGGACGCCTGGCAGGACGAGCTGCTGCGGCTGGGCCAGCGGCGGGCGCAGCTGCGGGAGCAGCTGGAGGCGGCGCGGGAGCGCACGCTGCAGTGG GAATCCAAGTGGGTCCGGATCCAGAACACGGCAGCCGAGAAGACCCTGCTCCTGGGCCGCGCCAGGATGGCGGCGCTGGACCTGTTCCAGCGTGTGTGCCAGCACCAGAGGCGGCCGCCCGCCCTGGACATTGAGGACACCGAGGGGCAGCTGGAGCAG GTGAAACTGTTCATCTTAGGCCTCACAGCCACGCTGGCCAGCCTGGCACACACGGAGCCGCGGCCCCTGCCTGCTGGCCCTCACGCAG accctgggaggcagagctga